Below is a window of Electrophorus electricus isolate fEleEle1 chromosome 1, fEleEle1.pri, whole genome shotgun sequence DNA.
CTGAATGCTCACAGCACACTATATAGAGATTTGCTAGAAGACTCATTTGCACACTGGAGGCTTCTGCAACAATTGTATCAGTATTGTGTCAACATTGTAATAATGACATATTGTGCAACCAGAGAGCCTCCTATGCATATATTTAAGCAGTTAAGGGACAGTAGGCGTGGAGGAACAGGTttttgacgtgtgtgtgtgtcagctacTCACCCCCCCATCTTGTAGGCTCCTACGCCACCTCTGCAGGCTCGGACGAAGCGTGGGTCCGCCAGCAAGGCCACGGGGTTGAAGGCCCCTGTAGCAAAATAGGGCCCCACCGGCCCCACAATGACGAACAGCAGGGCGTGGTCTGATCGAGACACGCCCAGTGAGGGCTGgagtgagcagagaggagaggtcaCCAACAGCGTGTGCTCTCTTACCGGGAGAAATGCCTCAGGGCTGCTCGGACAGGGCTAAGGAAACTTTAAAGGATGGTAAGCGTACCTCGACCCCGATGAAGGTGGGTCTGATGTAGAGGCTAGCGCTGCTGGAGTATGGAACCCACTCCTGGTCTACTTCAATCAGCTTCTCAATACACTTCAGCAGCTCCTTCTGATCAAAcaactaaaaaaatatatatatacatatattgtagaTTATATTACTCGGGCACTGACACTCTCCCCCAGGCaaaatgagggtgtgtgtatacacacacacacacacacacacatgtgtttgtgtgtgacgaAGGCTGAAGGCACCCACCATACGCGGGACTCGAACTTAGGGCTGACAGGAGGCAAACATGAGCTCTAACCACTGGACCAAAGTGCCAGCTCTCTatcatagcagccagagcacccatgtAACCTTCCTTAGTGACCAGAGCCTCCATTGCTATATGTGCacgcatgtctctgtgtgtacgtgtacgtgtgtgtgtgtgtgtgtgtgtgtgtagaattggACTCACTGGAAGGCAACACCGTTCAGCGCTGCGATACATGCGCTCCATATTCAGCATAGGTCTGAACAGCCGGACGCGATCGTCCACTCCACGGAACGCCTTCATCCCTTCGAAAAGCTGGACAATGCCCACGTAGATGGACGCAGAAAGCCAGCAACGCAGTGAAGTAATGACAGGGAAACAAGGAACAGACAGCGTCGTTAAAGGCACCCCCCCACTGCACAGTCCAAGATTCAGCCGGAGACGTTCACAGTACGTCTCTCGCACGGCGATTACAGGGACCAGATGAAGATGGACATACTTGAACACATCTCACCTCTACAGAGTAGTGGAGCGCAGAAGACGCAGGGTGGAGGGACAGGTTTTGGAACGGCTTAATCTGAGGCCTCTCCCACCTTCCCTTCCCGGTCCAGTAGATGGTCAGCATGTGGTCTGAGAACTGCTTCCCGAACACCAAGGTGGAAGGGTCCGGTTTGGGCTTCAGCACAGGGTTCTTCTCCACGCTGATATCTGCAGCCTGACAGAGACATtcgggggtgtggggtggggggagagagagaggagaagcaggagagacagtcgacagagagggaggtgggagtGT
It encodes the following:
- the bcat2 gene encoding branched-chain-amino-acid aminotransferase, mitochondrial, whose product is MAALRTALYRRFRQPLPVSLAAWRFASSSFKAADISVEKNPVLKPKPDPSTLVFGKQFSDHMLTIYWTGKGRWERPQIKPFQNLSLHPASSALHYSVELFEGMKAFRGVDDRVRLFRPMLNMERMYRSAERCCLPLFDQKELLKCIEKLIEVDQEWVPYSSSASLYIRPTFIGVEPSLGVSRSDHALLFVIVGPVGPYFATGAFNPVALLADPRFVRACRGGVGAYKMGGNYGPTIAVQSEALKQGCQQVLWLYGDNEEITEVGTMNLFIYWTNEKGERELVTPPLDGIILPGVTRQSLLDLAREWGEFKVTERTVVMKELLDSLKAGRVLEVFGSGTACVVCPVGSLLYQGQTYQIPTMQNGPELATRFHKELTDIQYGRTQRDWAPVIV